One part of the Peromyscus eremicus chromosome 18, PerEre_H2_v1, whole genome shotgun sequence genome encodes these proteins:
- the Smarcc2 gene encoding SWI/SNF complex subunit SMARCC2 isoform X7 — translation MAVRKKDGGPNVKYYEAADTVTQFDNVRLWLGKNYKKYIQAEPPTNKSLSSLVVQLLQFQEEVFGKHVSNAPLTKLPIKCFLDFKAGGSLCHILAAAYKFKSDQGWRRYDFQNPSRMDRNVEMFMTIEKSLVQNNCLSRPNIFLCPEIEPKLLGKLKDIVKRHQGTITEDKSNASHVVYPVPGNLEEEEWVRPVMKRDKQVLLHWGYYPDSYDTWIPASEIEASVEDAPTPEKPRKVHAKWILDTDTFNEWMNEEDYEVNDDKSPASRRKKISAKTLTDEVNSPDSDRRDKKGGNYKKRKRSPSPSPTPEAKKKNAKKGPSTPYTKSKRGHREEEQEDLTKDMDEPSPVPNVEEVTLPKTVNTKKDSESAPVKGGTMTDLDEQEDESMETTGKDEDDSSTGNKGEQTKNPDLHEDNVTEQTHHIIIPSYAAWFDYNSVHAIERRALPEFFNGKNKSKTPEIYLAYRNFMIDTYRLNPQEYLTSTACRRNLAGDVCAIMRVHAFLEQWGLINYQVDAESRPTPMGPPPTSHFHVLADTPSGLVPLQPKTPQQSSASQQMLNFPDKGKEKPTDMQNFGLRTDMYTKKNVPSKSKAAASATREWTEQETLLLLEALEMYKDDWNKVSEHVGSRTQDECILHFLRLPIEDPYLEDSEASLGPLAYQPIPFSQSGNPVMSTVAFLASVVDPRVASAAAKSALEEFSKMKEEVPTALVEAHVRKVEEAAKVTGKADPAFGLESSGIAGTTSDEPERVEESGTDEARTEGQAADEKKEPKEPREGAGAAEEEAKEEASEAPKKDEEKGKEGDSEKESEKSDGDPIGDPEKEKEPKEGQEEVLKEVGGESEGERKTKVERDIGEGNLSTAAAAALAAAAVKAKHLAAVEERKIKSLVALLVETQMKKLEIKLRHFEELETIMDREREALEYQRQQLLADRQAFHMEQLKYAEMRARQQHFQQMHQQQQQQQQPPTLPPGSQPIPPAGAAGPPTAHGLAVAPAAVAPAPAGGGAPPGSLGPSEQIGQAGSTAGPQQPQAAGAPQPGAVPPGVPPPGPHGPSPFPNQQTPPSMMPGAVPGSGHPGVADPGTPLPPDPTAPSPGTVTPVPPPQ, via the exons ATGGCGGTGCGGAAGAAGGACGGCGGCCCCAACGTGAAGTACTACGAGGCCGCGGACACCGTGACCCAGTTCGACAACGTGCGGCTCTGGCTCGGCAAGAACTACAAGAAG tACATACAAGCAGAACCACCGACCAACAAGTCCCTGTCTAGCCTGGTTGTACAGCTGCTCCAGTTTCAGGAAGAGGTTTTTGGCAAACATGTCAGCAATGCACCCCTTACTAAACTGCCG ATCAAATGTTTCCTAGATTTCaaagcaggaggatccctgtgccACATTCTTGCAGCTGCCTACAAATTCAAGAGTGACCAGGGATG GCGGCGTTACGATTTCCAGAATCCGTCACGCATGGACCGCAATGTGGAAATGTTCATGACCATTGAGAAGTCCTTGGTACAG AATAATTGCCTGTCTCGACCTAACATTTTCCTGTGCCCAGAGATTGAGCCCAAACTGCTAGGGAAATTAAAGGACATTGTGAAGAGACATCAG GGAACCATCACCGAGGATAAGAGCAATGCCTCCCATGTTGTGTATCCTGTCCCAGGGAACCTGGAAGAAG AGGAATGGGTGCGGCCAGTCATGAAGAGGGACAAACAAGTTCTTCTGCACTGGGGCTACTACCCTGACAG TTACGACACGTGGATTCCAGCTAGTGAAATTGAAGCGTCTGTGGAAGATGCTCCAACTCCTGAGAAACCTAGGAAG GTTCATGCCAAGTGGATCCTCGACACCGACACGTTCAATGAGTGGATGAATGAGGAAGACTACGAAGTCAACGATGACAAAAGCCCTGCTTCCCGACGGAAGAAGATTTCAGCTAAGACCTTGACAGATGAG GTAAACAGCCCGGATTCAGACAGACGGGACAAGAAGGGGGGAAACTATAAGAAGAGGAAGCGTTCTCCCTCTCCGTCGCCAACCCCAGAAGCTAAGAAGAAGAATGCTAAGAAAGG acCATCAACACCTTACACCAAGTCAAAGCGAGGCCACAGAGAAGAGGAACAAGAAGACCTGACGAAAGACATGGACGAGCCCTCCCCAGTCCCAAACGTAGAAGAGGTGACGCTCCCCAAAACAG TCAACACTAAGAAGGACTCGGAGTCGGCCCCAGTCAAAGGAGGCACCATGACTGACCTGG atGAACAGGAGGACGAAAGCATGGAGACCACGGGCAAG GATGAGGATGACAGCAGTACGGGTAACAAAGGGGAGCAGACCAAGAACCCAGACCTGCATGAGGACAACGTGACTGAGCAGACCCACCACATCATCATTCCCAGCTACGCCGCCTGGTTTGACTACAACAG TGTCCACGCCATCGAACGGAGGGCTCTCCCTGAGTTCTTCAACGGCAAGAACAAGTCCAAGACTCCAGAGAT CTACCTGGCATATCGAAACTTCATGATTGACACGTACCGACTGAATCCCCAGGAGTATCTGACATCCACTGCCTGTCGGCGGAACTTGGCGGGTGATGTCTGCGCTATCATGAG GGTCCATGCCTTCCTGGAACAGTGGGGTCTTATTAACTACCAGGTAGATGCTGAGAGCCGACCAACCCCAATGGGGCCTCCACCCACTTCTCACTTCCATGTCTTGGCAGACACACCATCAGGGCTGGTTCCTCTTCAGCCCAAGACCCCACAG cagagctctgcttcccaGCAAATGCTCAACTTTCCTGACAAAGGCAAAGAGAAACCAACGGACATGCAGAACTTCGGACTGcgcacagacatgtacacaaagAAGAATGTTCCCTCCAAG AGCAAAGCTGCAGCCAGTGCCACCCGGGAGTGGACCGAGCAGGAGACGCTGCTGCTCCTGGAG gctctggAAATGTACAAGGATGACTGGAACAAAGTGTCTGAACATGTGGGAAGCCGCACACAGGATGAGTGCATCTTGCATTTTCTTCGCCTTCCCATTGAAGACCCATACctggaggactcagaggcctccctGGGCCCTCTGGCCTACCAGCCCATCCCCTTCAGTCAGTCAGGCAACCCTGTCATGAGCACTGTTGCCTTCCTGGCCTCTGTCGTCGACCCCCGAGTGGCCTCTGCTGCTGCGAAGTCAGCCCTAG AAGAGTTTTCCAAAATGAAGGAAGAGGTTCCCACAGCCTTGGTGGAAGCCCACGTGCGGAAAGTGGAAGAAGCCGCCAAGGTCACAGGCAAGGCAGACCCCGCCTTTGGTCTCGAAAGCAGCGGCATTGCAGGGACCACCTCTGACGAGCCCGAGCGCGTTG AGGAAAGCGGGACTGACGAGGCACGGACAGAGGGCCAGGCAGCAGATGAGAAGAAGGAGCCTAAG GAGCCACGGGAAGGAGCAGGAGCTGCCGAGGAGGAAGCGAAGGAGGAAGCCAGTGAGGCTCCCAAGAAGgatgaagagaaagggaaggaaggggacagCGAGAAGGAGTCCGAGAAGAGTGACGGGGACCCGATAG GTGATcctgagaaagagaaggagccGAAAGAAGGGCAGGAGGAAGTGCTGAAGGAAGTGGGCGGCGAGTCCGAGGGGGAGAGGAAGACGAAGGTGGAGCGAGACATTGGCGAGGGCAACCTCTCcaccgctgctgccgccgccctGGCCGCTGCCGCAGTCAAGGCCAAG CATTTGGCTGCTGTTGAGGAGAGGAAGATCAAGTCTTTGGTGGCCCTGTTGGTGGAGACCCAGATGAAGAAACTAGAGATCAAACTCCGCCATTTTGAGGAGCTGGAAACGATAATGGACCGGGAGCGAGAAGCA CTGGAGTATCAGAGGCAGCAGCTCCTGGCCGACCGGCAGGCCTTCCACATGGAGCAGCTGAAGTACGCAGAGATGAGGGCCAGGCAGCAGCACTTCCAGCAGatgcaccagcagcagcagcagcagcagcagccgccaaCCCTGCCCCCAGGCTCCCAGCCCATACCCCCAGCCGGGGCTGCTGGGCCACCCACAGCCCATGGTCTAGCTGTGGCTCCGGCAGCTGTAGCCCCTGCTCCTGCTGGCGGTGGGGCCCCTCCTGGAAGCTTGGGCCCTTCTGAACAGATCGGGCAAGCAGGGTCAACTGCAGGGCCACAGCAGCCACAAGCAGCTGGAGCCCCCCAGCCTGGGGCAGTCCCACCAGGGGTACCCCCCCCTGGACCCCATG GCCCCTCACCGTTCCCCAACCAACAAACTCCTCCCTCAATGATGCCAGGGGCAGTGCCAGGCAGCGGGCACCCAGGCGTGGCGG ACCCAGGCACCCCCCTGCCTCCAGACCCCACAGCTCCGAGCCCAGGCACAGTCACCCCTGTGCCACCTCCACAGTGA
- the Smarcc2 gene encoding SWI/SNF complex subunit SMARCC2 isoform X3 yields the protein MAVRKKDGGPNVKYYEAADTVTQFDNVRLWLGKNYKKYIQAEPPTNKSLSSLVVQLLQFQEEVFGKHVSNAPLTKLPIKCFLDFKAGGSLCHILAAAYKFKSDQGWRRYDFQNPSRMDRNVEMFMTIEKSLVQNNCLSRPNIFLCPEIEPKLLGKLKDIVKRHQGTITEDKSNASHVVYPVPGNLEEEEWVRPVMKRDKQVLLHWGYYPDSYDTWIPASEIEASVEDAPTPEKPRKVHAKWILDTDTFNEWMNEEDYEVNDDKSPASRRKKISAKTLTDEVNSPDSDRRDKKGGNYKKRKRSPSPSPTPEAKKKNAKKGPSTPYTKSKRGHREEEQEDLTKDMDEPSPVPNVEEVTLPKTVNTKKDSESAPVKGGTMTDLDEQEDESMETTGKDEDDSSTGNKGEQTKNPDLHEDNVTEQTHHIIIPSYAAWFDYNSVHAIERRALPEFFNGKNKSKTPEIYLAYRNFMIDTYRLNPQEYLTSTACRRNLAGDVCAIMRVHAFLEQWGLINYQVDAESRPTPMGPPPTSHFHVLADTPSGLVPLQPKTPQQSSASQQMLNFPDKGKEKPTDMQNFGLRTDMYTKKNVPSKSKAAASATREWTEQETLLLLEALEMYKDDWNKVSEHVGSRTQDECILHFLRLPIEDPYLEDSEASLGPLAYQPIPFSQSGNPVMSTVAFLASVVDPRVASAAAKSALEEFSKMKEEVPTALVEAHVRKVEEAAKVTGKADPAFGLESSGIAGTTSDEPERVEESGTDEARTEGQAADEKKEPKEPREGAGAAEEEAKEEASEAPKKDEEKGKEGDSEKESEKSDGDPIGDPEKEKEPKEGQEEVLKEVGGESEGERKTKVERDIGEGNLSTAAAAALAAAAVKAKHLAAVEERKIKSLVALLVETQMKKLEIKLRHFEELETIMDREREALEYQRQQLLADRQAFHMEQLKYAEMRARQQHFQQMHQQQQQQQQPPTLPPGSQPIPPAGAAGPPTAHGLAVAPAAVAPAPAGGGAPPGSLGPSEQIGQAGSTAGPQQPQAAGAPQPGAVPPGVPPPGPHGPSPFPNQQTPPSMMPGAVPGSGHPGVAGNAPLGLPFGMPPPPPPAAPSIIPFGSLADSISINLPPPPNLHGHHHHLPFAPGTIPPPNLPVSMANPLHPNLPATTTMPSSLPLGPGLGSAAAQSPAIVAAVQGNLLPSASPLPDPGTPLPPDPTAPSPGTVTPVPPPQ from the exons ATGGCGGTGCGGAAGAAGGACGGCGGCCCCAACGTGAAGTACTACGAGGCCGCGGACACCGTGACCCAGTTCGACAACGTGCGGCTCTGGCTCGGCAAGAACTACAAGAAG tACATACAAGCAGAACCACCGACCAACAAGTCCCTGTCTAGCCTGGTTGTACAGCTGCTCCAGTTTCAGGAAGAGGTTTTTGGCAAACATGTCAGCAATGCACCCCTTACTAAACTGCCG ATCAAATGTTTCCTAGATTTCaaagcaggaggatccctgtgccACATTCTTGCAGCTGCCTACAAATTCAAGAGTGACCAGGGATG GCGGCGTTACGATTTCCAGAATCCGTCACGCATGGACCGCAATGTGGAAATGTTCATGACCATTGAGAAGTCCTTGGTACAG AATAATTGCCTGTCTCGACCTAACATTTTCCTGTGCCCAGAGATTGAGCCCAAACTGCTAGGGAAATTAAAGGACATTGTGAAGAGACATCAG GGAACCATCACCGAGGATAAGAGCAATGCCTCCCATGTTGTGTATCCTGTCCCAGGGAACCTGGAAGAAG AGGAATGGGTGCGGCCAGTCATGAAGAGGGACAAACAAGTTCTTCTGCACTGGGGCTACTACCCTGACAG TTACGACACGTGGATTCCAGCTAGTGAAATTGAAGCGTCTGTGGAAGATGCTCCAACTCCTGAGAAACCTAGGAAG GTTCATGCCAAGTGGATCCTCGACACCGACACGTTCAATGAGTGGATGAATGAGGAAGACTACGAAGTCAACGATGACAAAAGCCCTGCTTCCCGACGGAAGAAGATTTCAGCTAAGACCTTGACAGATGAG GTAAACAGCCCGGATTCAGACAGACGGGACAAGAAGGGGGGAAACTATAAGAAGAGGAAGCGTTCTCCCTCTCCGTCGCCAACCCCAGAAGCTAAGAAGAAGAATGCTAAGAAAGG acCATCAACACCTTACACCAAGTCAAAGCGAGGCCACAGAGAAGAGGAACAAGAAGACCTGACGAAAGACATGGACGAGCCCTCCCCAGTCCCAAACGTAGAAGAGGTGACGCTCCCCAAAACAG TCAACACTAAGAAGGACTCGGAGTCGGCCCCAGTCAAAGGAGGCACCATGACTGACCTGG atGAACAGGAGGACGAAAGCATGGAGACCACGGGCAAG GATGAGGATGACAGCAGTACGGGTAACAAAGGGGAGCAGACCAAGAACCCAGACCTGCATGAGGACAACGTGACTGAGCAGACCCACCACATCATCATTCCCAGCTACGCCGCCTGGTTTGACTACAACAG TGTCCACGCCATCGAACGGAGGGCTCTCCCTGAGTTCTTCAACGGCAAGAACAAGTCCAAGACTCCAGAGAT CTACCTGGCATATCGAAACTTCATGATTGACACGTACCGACTGAATCCCCAGGAGTATCTGACATCCACTGCCTGTCGGCGGAACTTGGCGGGTGATGTCTGCGCTATCATGAG GGTCCATGCCTTCCTGGAACAGTGGGGTCTTATTAACTACCAGGTAGATGCTGAGAGCCGACCAACCCCAATGGGGCCTCCACCCACTTCTCACTTCCATGTCTTGGCAGACACACCATCAGGGCTGGTTCCTCTTCAGCCCAAGACCCCACAG cagagctctgcttcccaGCAAATGCTCAACTTTCCTGACAAAGGCAAAGAGAAACCAACGGACATGCAGAACTTCGGACTGcgcacagacatgtacacaaagAAGAATGTTCCCTCCAAG AGCAAAGCTGCAGCCAGTGCCACCCGGGAGTGGACCGAGCAGGAGACGCTGCTGCTCCTGGAG gctctggAAATGTACAAGGATGACTGGAACAAAGTGTCTGAACATGTGGGAAGCCGCACACAGGATGAGTGCATCTTGCATTTTCTTCGCCTTCCCATTGAAGACCCATACctggaggactcagaggcctccctGGGCCCTCTGGCCTACCAGCCCATCCCCTTCAGTCAGTCAGGCAACCCTGTCATGAGCACTGTTGCCTTCCTGGCCTCTGTCGTCGACCCCCGAGTGGCCTCTGCTGCTGCGAAGTCAGCCCTAG AAGAGTTTTCCAAAATGAAGGAAGAGGTTCCCACAGCCTTGGTGGAAGCCCACGTGCGGAAAGTGGAAGAAGCCGCCAAGGTCACAGGCAAGGCAGACCCCGCCTTTGGTCTCGAAAGCAGCGGCATTGCAGGGACCACCTCTGACGAGCCCGAGCGCGTTG AGGAAAGCGGGACTGACGAGGCACGGACAGAGGGCCAGGCAGCAGATGAGAAGAAGGAGCCTAAG GAGCCACGGGAAGGAGCAGGAGCTGCCGAGGAGGAAGCGAAGGAGGAAGCCAGTGAGGCTCCCAAGAAGgatgaagagaaagggaaggaaggggacagCGAGAAGGAGTCCGAGAAGAGTGACGGGGACCCGATAG GTGATcctgagaaagagaaggagccGAAAGAAGGGCAGGAGGAAGTGCTGAAGGAAGTGGGCGGCGAGTCCGAGGGGGAGAGGAAGACGAAGGTGGAGCGAGACATTGGCGAGGGCAACCTCTCcaccgctgctgccgccgccctGGCCGCTGCCGCAGTCAAGGCCAAG CATTTGGCTGCTGTTGAGGAGAGGAAGATCAAGTCTTTGGTGGCCCTGTTGGTGGAGACCCAGATGAAGAAACTAGAGATCAAACTCCGCCATTTTGAGGAGCTGGAAACGATAATGGACCGGGAGCGAGAAGCA CTGGAGTATCAGAGGCAGCAGCTCCTGGCCGACCGGCAGGCCTTCCACATGGAGCAGCTGAAGTACGCAGAGATGAGGGCCAGGCAGCAGCACTTCCAGCAGatgcaccagcagcagcagcagcagcagcagccgccaaCCCTGCCCCCAGGCTCCCAGCCCATACCCCCAGCCGGGGCTGCTGGGCCACCCACAGCCCATGGTCTAGCTGTGGCTCCGGCAGCTGTAGCCCCTGCTCCTGCTGGCGGTGGGGCCCCTCCTGGAAGCTTGGGCCCTTCTGAACAGATCGGGCAAGCAGGGTCAACTGCAGGGCCACAGCAGCCACAAGCAGCTGGAGCCCCCCAGCCTGGGGCAGTCCCACCAGGGGTACCCCCCCCTGGACCCCATG GCCCCTCACCGTTCCCCAACCAACAAACTCCTCCCTCAATGATGCCAGGGGCAGTGCCAGGCAGCGGGCACCCAGGCGTGGCGGGTAATGCTCCTTTGGGTTTGCCTTTTGGcatgccgcctcctcctcctcctgctgctccatCCATCATCCCATTTGGTAGTCTAGCTGACTCCATTAGTATTaaccttccccctcctcctaaCCTGCATGGGCATCACCACCATCTCCCGTTTGCCCCGGGCACTATCCCCCCACCTAACCTGCCTGTGTCCATGGCGAACCCTCTACATCCTAACCTGCCGGCGACCACCACCATGCCATCTTCCTTGCCTCTCGGGCCGGGGCTCGGATCCGCCGCAGCCCAGAGCCCTGCCATTGTGGCGGCTGTTCAGGGCAACCTCCTGCCCAGTGCCAGCCCACTGCCAG ACCCAGGCACCCCCCTGCCTCCAGACCCCACAGCTCCGAGCCCAGGCACAGTCACCCCTGTGCCACCTCCACAGTGA
- the Smarcc2 gene encoding SWI/SNF complex subunit SMARCC2 isoform X5 gives MAVRKKDGGPNVKYYEAADTVTQFDNVRLWLGKNYKKYIQAEPPTNKSLSSLVVQLLQFQEEVFGKHVSNAPLTKLPIKCFLDFKAGGSLCHILAAAYKFKSDQGWRRYDFQNPSRMDRNVEMFMTIEKSLVQNNCLSRPNIFLCPEIEPKLLGKLKDIVKRHQGTITEDKSNASHVVYPVPGNLEEEEWVRPVMKRDKQVLLHWGYYPDSYDTWIPASEIEASVEDAPTPEKPRKVHAKWILDTDTFNEWMNEEDYEVNDDKSPASRRKKISAKTLTDEVNSPDSDRRDKKGGNYKKRKRSPSPSPTPEAKKKNAKKGPSTPYTKSKRGHREEEQEDLTKDMDEPSPVPNVEEVTLPKTVNTKKDSESAPVKGGTMTDLDEQEDESMETTGKDEDDSSTGNKGEQTKNPDLHEDNVTEQTHHIIIPSYAAWFDYNSVHAIERRALPEFFNGKNKSKTPEIYLAYRNFMIDTYRLNPQEYLTSTACRRNLAGDVCAIMRVHAFLEQWGLINYQVDAESRPTPMGPPPTSHFHVLADTPSGLVPLQPKTPQGRQVDADTKAGRKGKELDDLVPETAKGKPELSSASQQMLNFPDKGKEKPTDMQNFGLRTDMYTKKNVPSKSKAAASATREWTEQETLLLLEALEMYKDDWNKVSEHVGSRTQDECILHFLRLPIEDPYLEDSEASLGPLAYQPIPFSQSGNPVMSTVAFLASVVDPRVASAAAKSALEEFSKMKEEVPTALVEAHVRKVEEAAKVTGKADPAFGLESSGIAGTTSDEPERVEESGTDEARTEGQAADEKKEPKEPREGAGAAEEEAKEEASEAPKKDEEKGKEGDSEKESEKSDGDPIGDPEKEKEPKEGQEEVLKEVGGESEGERKTKVERDIGEGNLSTAAAAALAAAAVKAKHLAAVEERKIKSLVALLVETQMKKLEIKLRHFEELETIMDREREALEYQRQQLLADRQAFHMEQLKYAEMRARQQHFQQMHQQQQQQQQPPTLPPGSQPIPPAGAAGPPTAHGLAVAPAAVAPAPAGGGAPPGSLGPSEQIGQAGSTAGPQQPQAAGAPQPGAVPPGVPPPGPHGPSPFPNQQTPPSMMPGAVPGSGHPGVAAQSPAIVAAVQGNLLPSASPLPDPGTPLPPDPTAPSPGTVTPVPPPQ, from the exons ATGGCGGTGCGGAAGAAGGACGGCGGCCCCAACGTGAAGTACTACGAGGCCGCGGACACCGTGACCCAGTTCGACAACGTGCGGCTCTGGCTCGGCAAGAACTACAAGAAG tACATACAAGCAGAACCACCGACCAACAAGTCCCTGTCTAGCCTGGTTGTACAGCTGCTCCAGTTTCAGGAAGAGGTTTTTGGCAAACATGTCAGCAATGCACCCCTTACTAAACTGCCG ATCAAATGTTTCCTAGATTTCaaagcaggaggatccctgtgccACATTCTTGCAGCTGCCTACAAATTCAAGAGTGACCAGGGATG GCGGCGTTACGATTTCCAGAATCCGTCACGCATGGACCGCAATGTGGAAATGTTCATGACCATTGAGAAGTCCTTGGTACAG AATAATTGCCTGTCTCGACCTAACATTTTCCTGTGCCCAGAGATTGAGCCCAAACTGCTAGGGAAATTAAAGGACATTGTGAAGAGACATCAG GGAACCATCACCGAGGATAAGAGCAATGCCTCCCATGTTGTGTATCCTGTCCCAGGGAACCTGGAAGAAG AGGAATGGGTGCGGCCAGTCATGAAGAGGGACAAACAAGTTCTTCTGCACTGGGGCTACTACCCTGACAG TTACGACACGTGGATTCCAGCTAGTGAAATTGAAGCGTCTGTGGAAGATGCTCCAACTCCTGAGAAACCTAGGAAG GTTCATGCCAAGTGGATCCTCGACACCGACACGTTCAATGAGTGGATGAATGAGGAAGACTACGAAGTCAACGATGACAAAAGCCCTGCTTCCCGACGGAAGAAGATTTCAGCTAAGACCTTGACAGATGAG GTAAACAGCCCGGATTCAGACAGACGGGACAAGAAGGGGGGAAACTATAAGAAGAGGAAGCGTTCTCCCTCTCCGTCGCCAACCCCAGAAGCTAAGAAGAAGAATGCTAAGAAAGG acCATCAACACCTTACACCAAGTCAAAGCGAGGCCACAGAGAAGAGGAACAAGAAGACCTGACGAAAGACATGGACGAGCCCTCCCCAGTCCCAAACGTAGAAGAGGTGACGCTCCCCAAAACAG TCAACACTAAGAAGGACTCGGAGTCGGCCCCAGTCAAAGGAGGCACCATGACTGACCTGG atGAACAGGAGGACGAAAGCATGGAGACCACGGGCAAG GATGAGGATGACAGCAGTACGGGTAACAAAGGGGAGCAGACCAAGAACCCAGACCTGCATGAGGACAACGTGACTGAGCAGACCCACCACATCATCATTCCCAGCTACGCCGCCTGGTTTGACTACAACAG TGTCCACGCCATCGAACGGAGGGCTCTCCCTGAGTTCTTCAACGGCAAGAACAAGTCCAAGACTCCAGAGAT CTACCTGGCATATCGAAACTTCATGATTGACACGTACCGACTGAATCCCCAGGAGTATCTGACATCCACTGCCTGTCGGCGGAACTTGGCGGGTGATGTCTGCGCTATCATGAG GGTCCATGCCTTCCTGGAACAGTGGGGTCTTATTAACTACCAGGTAGATGCTGAGAGCCGACCAACCCCAATGGGGCCTCCACCCACTTCTCACTTCCATGTCTTGGCAGACACACCATCAGGGCTGGTTCCTCTTCAGCCCAAGACCCCACAG GGCCGCCAGGTTGATGCTGATACCAAGGCTGGGCGGAAGGGCAAAGAGCTGGATGACCTGGTGCCAGAGACGGCTAAGGGCAAGCCAGAGCTG agctctgcttcccaGCAAATGCTCAACTTTCCTGACAAAGGCAAAGAGAAACCAACGGACATGCAGAACTTCGGACTGcgcacagacatgtacacaaagAAGAATGTTCCCTCCAAG AGCAAAGCTGCAGCCAGTGCCACCCGGGAGTGGACCGAGCAGGAGACGCTGCTGCTCCTGGAG gctctggAAATGTACAAGGATGACTGGAACAAAGTGTCTGAACATGTGGGAAGCCGCACACAGGATGAGTGCATCTTGCATTTTCTTCGCCTTCCCATTGAAGACCCATACctggaggactcagaggcctccctGGGCCCTCTGGCCTACCAGCCCATCCCCTTCAGTCAGTCAGGCAACCCTGTCATGAGCACTGTTGCCTTCCTGGCCTCTGTCGTCGACCCCCGAGTGGCCTCTGCTGCTGCGAAGTCAGCCCTAG AAGAGTTTTCCAAAATGAAGGAAGAGGTTCCCACAGCCTTGGTGGAAGCCCACGTGCGGAAAGTGGAAGAAGCCGCCAAGGTCACAGGCAAGGCAGACCCCGCCTTTGGTCTCGAAAGCAGCGGCATTGCAGGGACCACCTCTGACGAGCCCGAGCGCGTTG AGGAAAGCGGGACTGACGAGGCACGGACAGAGGGCCAGGCAGCAGATGAGAAGAAGGAGCCTAAG GAGCCACGGGAAGGAGCAGGAGCTGCCGAGGAGGAAGCGAAGGAGGAAGCCAGTGAGGCTCCCAAGAAGgatgaagagaaagggaaggaaggggacagCGAGAAGGAGTCCGAGAAGAGTGACGGGGACCCGATAG GTGATcctgagaaagagaaggagccGAAAGAAGGGCAGGAGGAAGTGCTGAAGGAAGTGGGCGGCGAGTCCGAGGGGGAGAGGAAGACGAAGGTGGAGCGAGACATTGGCGAGGGCAACCTCTCcaccgctgctgccgccgccctGGCCGCTGCCGCAGTCAAGGCCAAG CATTTGGCTGCTGTTGAGGAGAGGAAGATCAAGTCTTTGGTGGCCCTGTTGGTGGAGACCCAGATGAAGAAACTAGAGATCAAACTCCGCCATTTTGAGGAGCTGGAAACGATAATGGACCGGGAGCGAGAAGCA CTGGAGTATCAGAGGCAGCAGCTCCTGGCCGACCGGCAGGCCTTCCACATGGAGCAGCTGAAGTACGCAGAGATGAGGGCCAGGCAGCAGCACTTCCAGCAGatgcaccagcagcagcagcagcagcagcagccgccaaCCCTGCCCCCAGGCTCCCAGCCCATACCCCCAGCCGGGGCTGCTGGGCCACCCACAGCCCATGGTCTAGCTGTGGCTCCGGCAGCTGTAGCCCCTGCTCCTGCTGGCGGTGGGGCCCCTCCTGGAAGCTTGGGCCCTTCTGAACAGATCGGGCAAGCAGGGTCAACTGCAGGGCCACAGCAGCCACAAGCAGCTGGAGCCCCCCAGCCTGGGGCAGTCCCACCAGGGGTACCCCCCCCTGGACCCCATG GCCCCTCACCGTTCCCCAACCAACAAACTCCTCCCTCAATGATGCCAGGGGCAGTGCCAGGCAGCGGGCACCCAGGCGTGGCGG CCCAGAGCCCTGCCATTGTGGCGGCTGTTCAGGGCAACCTCCTGCCCAGTGCCAGCCCACTGCCAG ACCCAGGCACCCCCCTGCCTCCAGACCCCACAGCTCCGAGCCCAGGCACAGTCACCCCTGTGCCACCTCCACAGTGA